A single genomic interval of Spirosoma taeanense harbors:
- a CDS encoding polyribonucleotide nucleotidyltransferase has product MFQITTQSVALPDGREITIETGKLARQADGAVVVRLGDTMLLATVVSSKEAKEGVDFLPLSVDYQEKFASSGRIPGSFQRREGRLGDHEILISRLVDRALRPIFPENYHADTQVMITLISADPEVQPDALAALAASSALAVSDIPFNGPISEVRVAKIDGEYRINPKTSDIERATLDLIVAATEKDICMVEGEMSECSEAEVVEALKAAHEAIKTQCRAQKELEANVGKTEKREYNHETHDEELRAAVRAYCYDKIYEVARRQNPSKKGRSEGFREVRDEFLATFPEGSEVNVALVKTYFGDLVWEASRRLVLDERVRLDGRKLDEIRPISAEAGYLPGPHGSALFTRGETQSLTTVTLGTKMDEQIVDQAMYQGYSKFLLHYNFPGFSTGEVKPNRGAGRREIGHGNLAHRSLKKVMPPESENPYTIRIVSDILESNGSSSMATVCAGTMALMDAGIKIKAPVAGIAMGLISDGEKYAVLSDILGDEDHLGDMDFKVTGTERGIVACQMDLKVDGLSYEVLAQALEQARAGRLHILGEMRKGIAEVRSDMKPHAPRAIVIKIDTNQIGAVIGPGGKVVQDIQKDSGAVVNIDEHDNAGWVSIFATNKESMDKAVSRVKGIVAVPEVGEVYVGKVKTIQPFGAFVEFMPGKDGLLHISEIKWERLETMDGVLQVGEEVTVKLIDVDKKTGKYRLSRKVLLPKPENKNA; this is encoded by the coding sequence ATGTTTCAAATCACCACGCAATCTGTTGCGCTGCCCGACGGGCGGGAAATTACCATCGAAACCGGCAAACTGGCCCGACAGGCCGACGGAGCGGTGGTTGTACGGTTGGGCGACACCATGCTGCTGGCCACCGTTGTATCCAGTAAAGAAGCTAAAGAAGGAGTTGATTTCCTTCCCTTATCAGTTGACTATCAGGAAAAATTTGCCTCCTCCGGCCGAATTCCCGGTAGCTTTCAACGGCGTGAAGGTCGCCTGGGCGATCACGAAATCCTGATCAGCCGCCTGGTAGACCGCGCGCTGCGGCCAATTTTCCCCGAGAATTACCATGCCGACACGCAGGTAATGATTACCCTGATTTCGGCCGATCCGGAAGTTCAGCCCGATGCCTTAGCTGCGCTGGCCGCTTCGTCGGCGCTGGCGGTGTCGGATATTCCCTTCAACGGGCCCATTTCGGAGGTGCGCGTTGCCAAGATTGACGGCGAGTACCGGATCAACCCTAAAACGTCGGATATTGAGCGGGCAACGCTCGATCTGATCGTGGCGGCTACCGAGAAAGATATCTGCATGGTGGAAGGCGAAATGAGCGAGTGCTCGGAAGCCGAAGTGGTTGAGGCCCTGAAAGCCGCCCACGAAGCCATCAAAACCCAGTGCCGGGCGCAGAAAGAACTGGAAGCTAACGTTGGCAAGACCGAAAAACGGGAGTATAACCACGAAACGCACGACGAAGAGTTACGGGCGGCCGTTCGGGCGTACTGCTATGATAAAATTTACGAGGTTGCTCGTCGCCAGAACCCCAGCAAAAAGGGGCGCAGTGAAGGCTTCCGCGAAGTGCGTGATGAGTTCCTGGCTACCTTCCCCGAAGGCAGTGAAGTGAACGTGGCACTGGTGAAAACCTATTTCGGTGATCTGGTCTGGGAAGCGTCGCGTCGGCTGGTACTCGATGAGCGCGTTCGGCTGGATGGACGTAAACTGGATGAAATCCGGCCTATTTCGGCGGAAGCCGGTTATCTGCCCGGTCCGCACGGTTCGGCTCTGTTCACCCGGGGAGAAACCCAGTCGCTGACGACCGTAACGCTCGGTACTAAAATGGACGAGCAGATCGTGGATCAGGCGATGTACCAGGGCTACAGTAAATTCCTGCTCCATTATAACTTTCCCGGTTTTTCGACGGGCGAAGTAAAGCCTAACCGGGGTGCCGGTCGGCGGGAAATTGGACACGGTAACCTGGCCCACCGTTCGCTCAAGAAAGTGATGCCGCCCGAATCCGAAAATCCGTATACGATCCGGATTGTGTCGGATATTCTGGAGTCGAACGGTTCGTCGTCGATGGCAACGGTCTGCGCCGGTACAATGGCGCTGATGGACGCCGGGATCAAGATTAAGGCACCCGTCGCCGGTATTGCCATGGGTCTGATTTCGGATGGGGAAAAATACGCCGTCCTGTCGGACATCCTCGGTGACGAAGATCACCTTGGTGATATGGATTTTAAAGTGACCGGTACCGAAAGAGGCATTGTAGCCTGCCAGATGGACCTGAAAGTAGATGGTCTGTCGTATGAAGTGCTGGCGCAGGCGCTGGAACAGGCCCGGGCGGGTCGTCTGCACATCCTCGGCGAAATGCGCAAAGGCATCGCGGAGGTTCGTTCGGATATGAAACCCCATGCGCCCCGCGCTATTGTCATCAAGATCGACACCAACCAGATCGGGGCCGTTATCGGACCGGGTGGTAAAGTCGTTCAGGATATCCAGAAGGATTCGGGTGCTGTGGTTAACATTGACGAACACGACAATGCCGGTTGGGTAAGCATTTTCGCGACCAATAAGGAAAGCATGGACAAAGCCGTTTCGCGCGTAAAAGGCATCGTTGCCGTTCCCGAAGTTGGCGAGGTTTATGTGGGTAAAGTAAAGACTATCCAGCCCTTCGGCGCGTTCGTTGAATTCATGCCCGGCAAGGATGGATTATTGCACATTTCCGAGATTAAGTGGGAGCGTCTGGAAACGATGGACGGGGTCTTGCAGGTAGGTGAAGAGGTGACCGTAAAGTTGATTGACGTGGATAAAAAGACTGGAAAATACCGTCTGTCCCGCAAGGTGCTGTTGCCCAAGCCAGAGAACAAAAATGCGTAA
- a CDS encoding sigma-70 family RNA polymerase sigma factor, which yields MRQLKISKQITNRESQSLDKYLQEIGKVDLLTPDEEVTLAQKIREGDQLSLERLTKANLRFVVSVAKQYQNQGLSLGDLINEGNLGLIKAAQRFDETRGFKFISYAVWWIRQSILQALAEQSRIVRLPLNRVGSLNKISKTFSDLEQKFEREPSPEELAAVLEISAAEVVDTLKISGRHVSMDAPFVQGEENSLLDVLENDGEDKPDSGLINDSLRKEVQRALSTLTQREADVITLYFGLNGEHAMTLEEIGEKFNLTRERVRQIKEKAIRRLRHTSRSKALKTYLG from the coding sequence ATGAGACAGCTAAAGATTTCAAAACAGATTACCAACCGCGAGAGCCAGTCGTTAGACAAGTACTTGCAGGAAATTGGTAAAGTAGACCTGCTTACGCCTGACGAGGAAGTAACGCTGGCCCAGAAAATTCGCGAGGGGGATCAACTTTCGCTGGAACGGTTAACCAAGGCAAACCTGCGCTTTGTGGTGTCGGTTGCCAAGCAATATCAGAATCAGGGCCTTTCTCTGGGCGACCTGATCAATGAAGGAAATCTGGGTTTGATTAAAGCCGCGCAGCGCTTCGACGAAACGCGTGGGTTCAAGTTTATTTCGTACGCCGTCTGGTGGATTCGCCAGTCGATTCTGCAGGCGCTGGCCGAGCAGTCACGGATTGTCCGGCTCCCGCTCAACCGGGTCGGCTCGCTGAACAAAATTTCGAAGACATTCTCCGACCTCGAGCAGAAGTTTGAGCGGGAGCCGTCGCCGGAAGAACTGGCGGCCGTGCTGGAGATTTCGGCCGCTGAAGTTGTTGACACCCTGAAGATTTCGGGTCGTCACGTATCGATGGATGCGCCGTTCGTGCAGGGGGAAGAAAACAGCCTGCTCGACGTTCTCGAGAACGATGGTGAAGATAAGCCTGACTCGGGCCTGATCAACGATTCGCTCCGGAAAGAAGTACAGCGCGCCCTGTCGACGCTGACCCAGCGTGAGGCTGATGTCATCACGCTCTACTTCGGTCTGAACGGTGAGCATGCCATGACGCTCGAAGAAATCGGAGAGAAATTCAACCTGACCCGTGAGCGGGTTCGTCAGATCAAAGAGAAAGCAATTCGTCGTCTGCGTCACACCTCCCGGTCAAAGGCTCTGAAAACTTATCTGGGATAA
- a CDS encoding fibronectin type III domain-containing protein, with amino-acid sequence MWLCILCLLGHSMVAAPGTAYSGVNNTHLVNGGAGAHDHHAFFLDCEVPYNPLTYEITAGSAHLYWYNISYSNVTWDIQYRVVGTPTWTTISGLTSSNFVLMGLANNTTYEWQVRTNCSGESSAFTASTSFTTQCQTPGSPFASDIKAVSAKLNWTAAAPNQTYAIQYRVVGTSNWTVMTEVLRSSFTVSDLVNNTTYEWQVKTVCSATESSTYTAISQFTTQCRQPSGLTTDLVAAHSARLNWNSDYSASPEILYDLQWQAVGDANWTTVSGLTSVSYSLSGLTNGRSYQWRVRSRCSAADNPNYTAPVTFNTLCANTASLLNVTSVMPSAASLSWYTTDFSAKEPYVLQWRSTGATTWNSVSPVTSPYSLTGLSNNTTYEWQIANGCTESMVSTPTASVTFTTQCSAPSEPSTANISSTQARLNWFPPYYYGPSTSYELRWRVVGTSVWNTVTNLTGTTYLLSSLTNGASYEWQIKTLCSAQESSEYTALTTFATQCTRPTSPSVNAITSTSARLNWSGPGEGVTFMMNWRVQGTTTWNVVSDIPTTSVDLDGLVNATTYEWRVQTVCPGGGNSTFSSSTTFVTQCTNAAYAFKATAIIPTGATLSWYGPTEGTLYDIRWRPLGTTVWNTVSNYVPTTTSLNLTNLTNATTYEWQVRTVCRDGQGSVYGPLQTFTTQCQMPMYLTAMGVTGTSVSLNWAANGNPPDMPYQVQWRVQGIGADWNTANPSNPSFLMSGLTPNTTYEWRVRTQCSSTTNSSFADVVTFSTTDAPAGACTVPVSLTANNLLPTGARLSWIGSATGYEIRYRLINTDSWTVVPDLTSSGYEITGLLANTTYEWQVKAACSDYSASAYFQTQCALPTATSTTNITASGARFNWSGGNGGGLYEIQYRVVNTPDWTTVGNLSTTYYEVAGLSNTTSYEWRVRRVCSATDRPAFTPSITFMTSCRAPTNPYVSETGSTSAELDWSGTGDSFEVRWRPTGSSTWTTDVNMAATEHSLTSLTPDTQYEWQVRQRCGANSVSAYTGVEFFRTRCSLPVSPVATELTASTVRLSWAGAGDTYDIQWRLLGTTAWTATGSFAGKQYVLTGLTDNSVYEWQVRSVCTPTSSSAFTTPSTFQTGCRQPYNLVVALQTSNSAQLSWSGGGADITYEIQWRVTNTPGWTTISNLIQPAYRLSGLPAKTTVEWQVRTVCSATSNTAFVGGPTFQTQCALPAYQRTDFVSPKSAQLSWGPVADGNFELQWRVAGGMNWNSVKTTRTLYSLTGLTIGTTYEWRVRTLCSPTDSSAFIGPVSFTTQCSSPSALTTSNVGPGSAVLNWTGPTSGEVPDSTITYEVNWRAQGNPAWTVVRGLTTTTYALTGLTSGTVYEWTVRTSCLAGDNSLFAPSVTFSAQCLASVASVQVSSVSAGSASLTWGSGAPGTYTPNYDLRWRVQGSATWTTVSSLTSTAYSLTGLANNTRYEAQVQGICSDGQRTDFSRVVTFRTACVLPAELSTTAIGSSSARVNWSTPVSATYVFDLRWRPVGSADWTTAGLVTSGYALTGLTNNTLYEWQIRTGCNPTNITVYSAPQIFRTRCTAPAGTFTSSITGNSAQLNWTNFDGASMYEVRWRAVGTSTWSVSGSLTSSPYTLTGLSVNSWYEWQVRTICSDGQPADFSPLLRFLTTDTVVCTSMFTLKNGDWNDVTVWSCGRLPNSSDPIRVKHTVSLPAGYVGNVQQVSLDVGGRVNFGLNARLRMNP; translated from the coding sequence TTGTGGTTATGCATCCTCTGCCTGCTTGGGCATTCGATGGTGGCTGCGCCCGGTACAGCTTATTCAGGGGTAAACAATACCCATCTGGTGAACGGAGGGGCTGGCGCCCATGATCACCACGCTTTCTTCCTTGACTGCGAAGTTCCCTACAATCCATTAACCTACGAGATAACCGCCGGATCGGCCCATTTGTACTGGTATAATATCAGTTACTCAAACGTAACCTGGGATATACAGTATCGGGTTGTTGGAACGCCTACCTGGACAACCATCAGCGGCCTGACCAGTTCAAATTTTGTCTTGATGGGACTTGCCAACAACACCACCTATGAATGGCAGGTCCGTACGAACTGTTCGGGGGAGAGTTCGGCCTTCACCGCTTCCACTAGCTTCACCACCCAATGCCAGACGCCGGGCAGCCCTTTTGCGTCGGATATCAAGGCGGTGTCAGCAAAGCTCAACTGGACGGCGGCTGCTCCCAATCAGACCTACGCAATTCAGTATCGGGTCGTGGGAACAAGCAACTGGACTGTCATGACCGAGGTGCTGCGTTCCTCCTTTACGGTATCTGATCTAGTTAATAATACAACGTATGAATGGCAGGTGAAAACCGTCTGCTCGGCGACGGAAAGCTCGACGTATACGGCCATCAGTCAGTTCACTACCCAATGCCGTCAGCCTTCGGGTCTGACGACGGATCTCGTTGCCGCCCACTCGGCCCGGCTCAACTGGAACTCCGATTACAGCGCATCGCCGGAGATTCTGTATGACCTGCAATGGCAGGCGGTTGGCGACGCCAACTGGACGACCGTATCTGGCCTGACTTCAGTATCCTATAGCCTGAGCGGCCTGACGAATGGGCGATCGTATCAGTGGCGAGTGCGGTCGCGCTGCTCGGCCGCCGACAATCCAAACTATACTGCGCCGGTCACGTTCAATACCTTATGCGCCAATACAGCATCCCTGCTGAACGTGACGAGCGTGATGCCCTCGGCAGCTTCTTTAAGCTGGTATACCACCGATTTTAGCGCGAAAGAGCCATACGTGCTCCAGTGGCGCTCAACAGGTGCAACTACTTGGAATTCAGTAAGTCCGGTTACCTCGCCTTACTCCTTGACGGGCCTGTCGAACAATACGACCTACGAGTGGCAGATCGCTAACGGGTGTACAGAAAGCATGGTCTCTACGCCAACAGCGTCCGTCACGTTTACCACCCAGTGTTCAGCCCCCAGTGAACCCTCCACCGCAAACATCTCGTCTACGCAGGCTCGCTTGAACTGGTTTCCCCCGTATTATTACGGCCCATCAACCAGCTACGAACTACGTTGGCGTGTCGTGGGGACGTCGGTCTGGAACACGGTTACAAACTTGACGGGGACCACATACCTGTTGAGCAGCCTGACTAACGGTGCCAGCTATGAGTGGCAGATAAAAACCCTGTGCTCTGCCCAGGAAAGCTCCGAGTATACTGCGCTGACGACGTTCGCAACTCAGTGTACAAGACCAACTTCACCCAGTGTTAATGCGATTACGTCCACATCAGCCCGGCTCAACTGGTCGGGACCGGGTGAAGGCGTTACGTTTATGATGAACTGGCGGGTGCAGGGCACGACAACCTGGAACGTAGTGAGCGACATCCCAACGACGAGCGTTGATCTGGATGGTTTAGTGAATGCAACTACGTATGAGTGGCGCGTCCAGACGGTTTGTCCGGGCGGTGGTAACTCAACATTCAGTAGTTCGACGACCTTCGTTACGCAGTGTACCAACGCTGCGTATGCCTTTAAAGCCACCGCCATCATACCGACGGGTGCTACGCTCAGTTGGTATGGCCCAACCGAAGGAACGTTGTATGATATCCGCTGGCGACCCCTGGGAACAACGGTCTGGAATACGGTCAGCAATTACGTACCCACGACCACGAGTCTGAACCTGACGAATCTGACTAATGCCACGACGTATGAATGGCAGGTCCGGACGGTCTGCCGGGATGGACAGGGCTCGGTCTATGGGCCGTTACAAACCTTTACTACCCAGTGCCAGATGCCGATGTATCTGACGGCCATGGGTGTAACCGGCACATCGGTAAGCCTGAACTGGGCCGCTAACGGGAACCCACCTGATATGCCGTATCAGGTGCAATGGCGGGTGCAGGGAATCGGCGCTGACTGGAACACGGCGAATCCATCGAACCCGTCCTTTCTTATGTCGGGTCTGACACCGAATACAACCTACGAGTGGCGGGTGCGAACGCAGTGTTCATCAACCACTAATTCATCCTTCGCGGATGTCGTGACGTTCAGCACGACCGATGCCCCAGCCGGAGCGTGTACCGTGCCGGTCTCGCTGACCGCGAATAATCTTCTGCCCACCGGAGCGCGGCTGTCGTGGATTGGGTCGGCAACAGGTTACGAAATACGGTATCGGCTAATCAATACGGATAGCTGGACCGTCGTTCCCGACCTGACGAGTTCGGGCTATGAGATCACCGGTCTGCTGGCCAATACCACGTATGAGTGGCAGGTGAAGGCCGCCTGTTCAGATTACTCGGCCTCCGCCTATTTTCAAACGCAGTGCGCGCTGCCTACCGCAACCTCAACGACAAACATCACTGCCAGCGGTGCCCGGTTCAACTGGTCGGGAGGCAATGGCGGAGGTCTCTACGAAATTCAGTATCGGGTTGTCAATACGCCTGACTGGACTACGGTAGGGAATTTATCAACGACCTATTATGAGGTTGCGGGGCTCAGTAACACGACCAGTTATGAATGGCGGGTCCGGCGCGTCTGCTCCGCTACCGACCGACCGGCCTTCACCCCATCCATTACGTTCATGACCAGCTGCCGTGCGCCCACGAACCCGTACGTGTCTGAAACGGGATCGACATCGGCTGAGCTGGACTGGTCGGGCACCGGCGATTCGTTCGAAGTGCGCTGGCGGCCCACGGGTAGCAGCACCTGGACGACCGATGTAAACATGGCCGCAACGGAACACTCCCTAACGAGCCTGACGCCCGACACGCAGTATGAATGGCAGGTCCGCCAACGCTGCGGGGCAAACAGCGTGTCTGCCTATACCGGGGTGGAATTTTTCCGGACCCGCTGTTCGCTTCCAGTCAGTCCGGTTGCCACCGAGCTGACCGCCAGCACTGTTCGATTAAGCTGGGCCGGCGCGGGCGATACCTACGACATTCAGTGGCGGCTGTTGGGGACAACCGCCTGGACTGCAACGGGAAGTTTCGCCGGAAAGCAGTACGTGCTAACGGGTTTGACCGACAATAGCGTTTACGAATGGCAGGTTCGGTCGGTTTGTACGCCAACCAGCAGTTCTGCCTTTACGACCCCCAGCACGTTTCAGACGGGGTGCCGGCAGCCCTATAACCTGGTCGTGGCTCTACAAACGTCAAACTCCGCTCAGCTTTCCTGGAGCGGGGGTGGAGCGGATATAACCTATGAGATCCAGTGGCGGGTTACCAATACGCCCGGCTGGACAACGATCAGTAACCTAATCCAACCAGCCTACCGGCTCAGTGGTCTGCCAGCGAAAACAACCGTTGAATGGCAGGTCCGCACGGTTTGTTCGGCGACCAGCAACACAGCCTTCGTGGGTGGGCCAACTTTCCAGACGCAGTGCGCTCTGCCTGCATATCAACGCACCGATTTCGTGTCGCCTAAATCAGCTCAGCTTAGCTGGGGACCAGTAGCCGACGGCAACTTCGAGCTGCAGTGGCGGGTAGCAGGTGGCATGAACTGGAATTCGGTAAAAACAACCCGTACTCTTTACAGTCTGACCGGCCTGACTATCGGCACAACCTATGAATGGCGGGTGCGAACGCTTTGCTCACCGACCGATAGCTCCGCATTTATAGGCCCTGTAAGTTTTACCACCCAGTGCAGTTCCCCCAGTGCGCTGACGACCAGCAACGTTGGGCCCGGCTCGGCGGTGCTGAACTGGACCGGGCCAACATCCGGCGAAGTGCCTGACTCAACGATTACGTATGAAGTAAACTGGCGCGCCCAGGGTAATCCGGCCTGGACAGTCGTGCGGGGGCTGACCACAACAACCTACGCGCTAACGGGCTTGACATCCGGCACGGTTTACGAATGGACAGTCCGCACAAGCTGTTTGGCGGGGGATAACTCCTTGTTTGCTCCATCGGTTACGTTCAGTGCGCAATGTCTGGCGTCGGTGGCGTCGGTGCAGGTTAGTAGTGTATCAGCAGGTTCTGCTTCTCTGACCTGGGGTTCTGGTGCACCGGGGACTTATACTCCCAACTACGACCTGCGCTGGCGGGTTCAGGGGAGCGCCACCTGGACTACCGTGTCGAGCCTGACCAGTACGGCCTACTCGTTGACCGGTCTGGCGAACAATACTCGTTATGAAGCGCAGGTACAGGGCATTTGCTCAGATGGGCAACGAACGGACTTTTCGCGTGTGGTTACGTTCCGAACGGCGTGTGTCTTGCCGGCAGAGCTGAGCACGACGGCTATCGGTTCATCGTCGGCCCGGGTAAACTGGTCGACACCAGTCAGTGCAACTTATGTGTTTGATCTTCGGTGGCGTCCGGTGGGTAGTGCCGACTGGACGACGGCTGGCCTCGTTACATCGGGGTACGCACTGACTGGCCTGACAAATAATACCCTGTATGAATGGCAGATACGAACAGGCTGTAACCCGACGAATATAACGGTATATTCGGCTCCGCAGATATTCCGCACCCGTTGTACAGCACCAGCGGGAACGTTTACGTCGAGTATAACCGGGAATTCCGCTCAGCTTAACTGGACAAATTTCGACGGTGCATCCATGTATGAAGTACGCTGGCGAGCGGTAGGAACGAGCACCTGGAGTGTAAGCGGATCGTTGACTTCCTCGCCTTATACACTGACGGGCTTATCCGTGAATAGCTGGTACGAGTGGCAGGTACGGACAATCTGTTCAGATGGACAACCGGCCGATTTTAGTCCGCTGCTGCGCTTCCTGACGACAGATACAGTAGTCTGCACCAGTATGTTTACCCTGAAAAACGGGGATTGGAACGACGTAACGGTCTGGTCATGTGGTCGTTTACCCAACAGCTCAGACCCGATTCGGGTGAAGCATACGGTATCGTTACCAGCCGGATACGTCGGTAATGTGCAACAAGTAAGCCTAGATGTTGGGGGCCGGGTGAATTTCGGCTTGAACGCCCGGCTGCGCATGAACCCCTGA